The proteins below come from a single Mycolicibacterium sp. TY81 genomic window:
- the mobA gene encoding molybdenum cofactor guanylyltransferase, whose translation MNEDAPLAAVVLAGGASRRMGRDKATVRFRGPAGEITFVEQTVATLRSRCQAVFVIAARGQALPDLDAEVLRDATPGVGPLLATARGLRAAADAGYPRAFVCAVDMPYLTAELIDELAEHAARVDADVVLPWDGRDHYLAGIYRTALATRADELVAHGRRSMRALVDTSDTQRVVMDRQRALVNVNSPDDFV comes from the coding sequence TTGAACGAAGACGCCCCGCTGGCCGCAGTTGTACTGGCCGGCGGGGCGTCTCGTCGTATGGGGCGCGACAAGGCCACCGTGCGGTTCCGCGGGCCGGCGGGGGAGATCACGTTCGTCGAGCAGACGGTGGCGACGCTGCGGTCCCGCTGCCAGGCGGTGTTCGTCATCGCCGCCCGCGGCCAGGCGCTGCCTGACCTGGACGCGGAAGTGCTGCGCGACGCGACCCCGGGGGTCGGACCGCTGCTGGCCACCGCCCGTGGTTTGCGCGCCGCGGCCGACGCCGGATACCCGCGCGCGTTCGTATGTGCCGTCGACATGCCGTATCTGACGGCCGAGCTGATCGACGAGCTCGCCGAACACGCGGCCCGGGTGGACGCCGACGTGGTGCTGCCCTGGGACGGGCGGGACCACTACCTGGCGGGCATCTACCGGACCGCACTGGCCACTCGGGCCGACGAGCTGGTGGCCCACGGGCGGCGCAGCATGCGGGCCCTGGTCGACACCTCCGACACCCAGCGCGTGGTGATGGACCGGCAGCGGGCACTGGTCAACGTCAACAGCCCGGACGATTTCGTCTGA
- a CDS encoding alpha/beta fold hydrolase gives MATHDIATGLGTLQVHVSGSGAPILLMPSLLTDHTLYDAQVAHLSARYTTIAVDPPGQGRSEPLRSAFTFADSARAYIDVLDALGLPWAHLVGNSWGAMIGGTMSATFPDRVGCAVLLNGTASEGPRWDRLQLALAARMTRLAARPLFVRSTVVPRFLGKTTRRRRPDLVAGLVTMIKRNDARSASFAVESIVVRRPDQHALFGHIAVPTLVVAGREDASFPVAEVRRMAEAIPGSELVVLDRIGHLAAYEAPDTVNALIDDFLDRHPRQ, from the coding sequence ATGGCGACGCATGACATCGCGACCGGCCTCGGCACCCTGCAGGTCCACGTCAGCGGCTCCGGTGCCCCGATTCTCCTGATGCCGAGCCTGCTGACCGATCACACGCTGTACGACGCTCAGGTGGCGCACCTCTCCGCCCGATACACCACGATCGCGGTCGACCCGCCGGGGCAGGGGCGCAGCGAACCGCTGCGCAGCGCCTTCACCTTCGCGGACAGCGCCAGGGCGTACATCGACGTCCTGGACGCGCTGGGGCTGCCGTGGGCGCACCTCGTCGGCAATTCGTGGGGCGCCATGATCGGCGGCACGATGTCGGCGACGTTCCCCGACCGGGTCGGGTGTGCGGTCCTGCTCAACGGCACGGCGTCCGAGGGGCCTCGCTGGGACCGTCTGCAGCTCGCGCTCGCGGCCCGGATGACCCGGCTGGCCGCGCGCCCACTCTTCGTGCGGTCGACGGTCGTGCCGCGCTTCCTCGGGAAGACGACGCGGCGGCGGCGGCCGGATCTGGTCGCCGGGCTGGTGACGATGATCAAGCGCAACGATGCCCGGTCCGCCAGCTTCGCGGTGGAGAGCATCGTGGTCAGGCGTCCCGACCAGCACGCGCTGTTCGGCCACATCGCCGTCCCGACACTGGTGGTGGCCGGTCGCGAGGACGCGAGCTTCCCCGTCGCCGAGGTGCGCCGGATGGCCGAGGCGATTCCGGGCTCGGAGTTGGTGGTCCTGGATCGGATCGGCCACCTGGCCGCCTATGAGGCGCCCGACACCGTCAATGCCCTCATCGACGACTTCCTCGACCGCCACCCCAGGCAATGA
- a CDS encoding trans-acting enoyl reductase family protein — protein sequence MTAPQREFDIVLYGATGFVGKLTAQYLAENGGQARIALAGRSMDKLAAVRDSLGAAGQNWGLIQADAASQHTLDAMAERTQVVATTVGPYLKYGLPLVAACAAAGTDYADLTGESLFIRESIDLFHKQAADTGARIVHSCGFDSIPSDLTVYALYKAAAADGAGELTDTDYVLRGFSGGVSGGTVASMLELFTRTSGDEELRRTMMDPYTLTTDRGAEPDLGHQTDTPWRRGRDIAPELAGTWTGAFVMAVANTRIVRRSNALLGWEYGRRLRYAEHMSLGSSPIAPVASALGTAANAAVMNLGSRFFNKLPRGLIDRVVPKPGTGPSEQARDKGYYRVETYTRTTSGARYRSVMAQQGDPGYKATAVLLGESGLALALDRDRLSDLKGVLTPAAAMGDVLMTRLPAAGVTFETEALGR from the coding sequence ATGACCGCACCGCAGCGCGAATTCGACATCGTCCTCTATGGCGCCACCGGCTTCGTCGGGAAGTTGACCGCCCAATACCTGGCCGAGAACGGAGGGCAGGCGCGGATAGCGCTGGCGGGCCGGTCGATGGACAAACTGGCCGCGGTCCGCGACTCGCTCGGCGCGGCCGGGCAGAACTGGGGCCTGATCCAGGCCGATGCCGCGTCGCAGCACACCCTGGATGCCATGGCCGAGCGGACCCAGGTGGTCGCCACCACGGTCGGGCCGTACCTCAAATACGGCCTGCCGCTCGTGGCAGCGTGTGCCGCCGCCGGCACCGACTACGCCGACCTGACCGGCGAGAGCCTCTTCATCCGCGAGAGCATCGACCTGTTCCACAAGCAGGCCGCCGACACCGGTGCGCGCATCGTGCACTCGTGCGGATTCGATTCCATCCCTTCGGATCTCACCGTCTACGCGCTGTACAAGGCCGCCGCGGCGGACGGCGCCGGCGAGCTCACCGACACCGACTACGTGCTCCGCGGATTCTCCGGCGGGGTATCCGGCGGCACCGTCGCCTCGATGCTCGAGCTGTTCACGCGGACGTCCGGTGACGAGGAACTGCGCCGGACCATGATGGACCCGTACACGCTGACGACCGATCGCGGTGCGGAGCCCGACCTCGGCCACCAGACCGACACCCCGTGGCGCCGGGGCCGCGACATCGCCCCCGAACTCGCCGGCACGTGGACCGGTGCCTTCGTCATGGCGGTGGCCAACACCCGCATCGTGCGGCGCAGCAACGCACTGCTGGGCTGGGAGTACGGGCGCCGCTTGCGGTACGCGGAGCACATGAGCCTGGGGTCGTCGCCCATCGCGCCGGTGGCCTCGGCGCTGGGTACCGCGGCCAACGCGGCCGTCATGAACCTCGGCAGCCGCTTCTTCAACAAGCTGCCCCGCGGCCTTATCGACCGTGTCGTGCCGAAGCCCGGGACCGGCCCCAGCGAGCAGGCGCGGGACAAGGGCTACTACCGCGTCGAGACCTACACCCGCACCACCAGCGGCGCCCGGTACCGCTCGGTCATGGCGCAGCAGGGTGACCCGGGCTACAAGGCGACCGCGGTGCTGCTGGGCGAGAGCGGGCTGGCGCTGGCCCTCGACCGCGACCGGCTGTCGGATCTGAAGGGCGTGCTGACGCCGGCCGCGGCGATGGGCGATGTGTTGATGACGCGGCTGCCGGCCGCCGGCGTCACGTTCGAAACCGAGGCGCTGGGGCGCTGA
- a CDS encoding transglycosylase family protein, producing the protein MKNIRTTLGLVAVAGAVAVAPMVIGTGTANADGGHNWDAVAACESGGNWSINTGNGYYGGLQFNLGTWRANGGSGMPHTASKDEQIRVAENVAARQGMGAWPVCGRRG; encoded by the coding sequence GTGAAGAACATCCGCACAACGCTTGGACTGGTTGCCGTTGCTGGGGCAGTTGCTGTGGCCCCGATGGTCATCGGAACCGGTACCGCGAATGCGGACGGCGGCCACAACTGGGACGCCGTTGCAGCCTGTGAGTCTGGTGGCAACTGGTCCATCAACACCGGCAACGGTTACTACGGCGGGCTGCAGTTCAACCTCGGCACCTGGCGTGCCAACGGTGGTTCGGGCATGCCCCACACCGCCAGCAAGGACGAGCAGATTCGAGTCGCCGAGAACGTCGCCGCCCGTCAGGGCATGGGCGCTTGGCCGGTCTGCGGCCGTCGGGGCTGA
- the trxA gene encoding thioredoxin — protein MTTKTLTAADFEATITGNPIVLIDFWASWCGPCRAFAPVFDRSAQSHPDVVHAKVDTEAQQQLAAALEIQAVPTIMAFRDGILVYRQPGAMPAAALEDLITRVKALDMADVRAQIAAKTH, from the coding sequence ATGACCACCAAAACCCTGACCGCCGCCGACTTCGAGGCGACCATCACCGGCAATCCCATTGTTCTCATCGATTTCTGGGCGTCGTGGTGCGGTCCGTGTCGTGCGTTCGCTCCGGTTTTCGACCGATCGGCGCAGTCGCACCCTGATGTGGTGCACGCCAAGGTCGACACCGAAGCGCAGCAGCAGCTTGCCGCGGCGCTCGAAATCCAGGCGGTCCCAACGATCATGGCGTTCCGCGACGGCATCCTCGTGTACCGCCAGCCCGGTGCGATGCCGGCCGCGGCGCTCGAGGATCTGATCACCCGGGTCAAGGCGCTCGACATGGCCGATGTGCGTGCCCAGATCGCAGCCAAGACGCACTGA
- a CDS encoding alpha/beta fold hydrolase, whose protein sequence is MALTPFDDLDTYFSLPRVSGLAVSPDGRRVVTMISELNAKGTEFVTAAWELDPDGQREARRLTYGAKGESQPAFTAAGDLLFVAARPTDTDDDPPAALWQLPANGGEAQRLLELAGGVTGVHAARAADVVVVTAPMLPSAGTPEDDKRLRTLRKDKKVSAILHTGYPVRHWDHDLGPDHAHLLRVESGAAHDITLQPGMALNEATVAVSADGSFAVASWQVPAAGAALRSVLVRIDIATGERTVIADDPAADLGHPAISPDGTTVAYLRETLSTPAQAPRITLCRQVFGAEPVELTAHWDRWPASVTWSHDGSNLLVTADDNGRAPIFAVDPSRGVVTQLTHDDFAYGEVRPVAGGALYALRSSYLTPPHPVRVDADGSVTVLPGVEFPELPGELVELTATADDGTPVRSWLTLPAGDAPAPLLLWVHGGPLGSWNTWHWRWNPWLLTALGYAVLMPDPALSTGYGQDFIQRGWGAWGFAPYTDLMAAVDAACAHPRIDAGRIAAMGGSFGGYMANWIAGHTDRFAAIVTHASLWALDQFGPTTDGAYWWAREMTPEMAERNSPHRHVENIRTPMLVIHGDKDYRVPIGEGLRLWNDLVTRSGLPADDTGETVHRYLYYPSEGHWIAAPQHAKIWYQVVTAFLSEHVRKEHVDLPETLG, encoded by the coding sequence ATGGCCCTGACACCGTTCGACGACCTGGATACGTACTTCTCACTGCCCCGGGTGTCCGGGCTCGCGGTCTCACCCGACGGCCGTCGCGTCGTCACGATGATCAGCGAGCTGAACGCCAAGGGCACCGAATTCGTCACCGCGGCTTGGGAACTCGACCCCGACGGTCAGCGCGAGGCGCGCCGGCTGACGTACGGAGCCAAGGGGGAGTCCCAGCCGGCCTTCACCGCGGCCGGTGACCTGCTGTTCGTCGCGGCCCGTCCCACCGACACCGACGACGACCCGCCGGCGGCGCTGTGGCAACTGCCCGCCAACGGCGGTGAGGCACAACGACTTCTGGAGCTGGCGGGCGGCGTCACGGGCGTGCACGCCGCCCGCGCGGCCGACGTCGTCGTGGTGACGGCGCCGATGCTCCCGTCGGCCGGCACGCCCGAGGACGACAAGCGGCTGCGCACCCTCCGCAAGGACAAGAAGGTGTCGGCAATTCTGCACACCGGGTACCCGGTGCGGCACTGGGACCACGACCTGGGTCCCGATCACGCGCACCTGCTCCGCGTCGAATCGGGTGCGGCCCATGACATCACGCTGCAGCCGGGGATGGCATTGAACGAGGCCACCGTGGCGGTCAGTGCGGACGGCAGCTTCGCCGTCGCGTCGTGGCAGGTCCCCGCTGCGGGGGCCGCGCTGCGCAGCGTGCTGGTCCGCATCGACATCGCGACGGGGGAGCGCACCGTGATCGCCGACGACCCGGCTGCCGACCTGGGGCACCCGGCGATCTCGCCCGACGGCACCACCGTCGCGTACCTGCGGGAGACGCTCTCGACACCCGCGCAGGCGCCGCGGATCACGCTGTGCCGCCAGGTCTTCGGTGCCGAGCCGGTGGAGCTCACCGCGCACTGGGACCGCTGGCCGGCATCGGTGACCTGGTCGCACGACGGGTCGAACCTGCTGGTCACCGCGGACGACAACGGCCGGGCGCCGATCTTCGCCGTCGACCCGTCGAGAGGCGTCGTTACCCAGCTGACGCACGACGACTTCGCGTACGGCGAGGTGCGGCCCGTCGCCGGCGGTGCGCTGTATGCCCTGCGCAGCAGCTACCTGACGCCGCCGCATCCGGTCCGCGTAGACGCCGACGGATCCGTCACCGTGCTGCCGGGCGTCGAATTTCCCGAACTGCCAGGCGAATTGGTCGAGCTGACGGCGACCGCGGACGACGGCACGCCCGTTCGTTCCTGGCTGACACTGCCGGCCGGCGACGCGCCCGCGCCACTGCTGTTGTGGGTGCACGGCGGGCCGCTGGGCAGCTGGAACACCTGGCACTGGCGGTGGAATCCCTGGCTGCTCACCGCGCTCGGCTACGCGGTGCTGATGCCGGACCCGGCGCTGTCCACCGGCTACGGTCAGGACTTCATCCAACGTGGCTGGGGCGCTTGGGGTTTCGCGCCGTATACCGACCTGATGGCGGCCGTCGACGCGGCATGCGCGCACCCGCGCATCGACGCCGGCCGGATCGCCGCCATGGGCGGCTCGTTCGGTGGCTACATGGCCAACTGGATCGCCGGGCACACCGACCGGTTCGCCGCCATCGTCACGCACGCCAGCCTGTGGGCGCTCGATCAGTTCGGGCCGACGACCGACGGCGCCTACTGGTGGGCCCGTGAGATGACACCCGAGATGGCCGAACGCAATTCGCCGCACCGCCATGTCGAGAACATCAGGACGCCGATGCTGGTGATCCACGGCGACAAGGACTATCGCGTCCCGATCGGCGAAGGACTGCGGTTGTGGAACGACCTGGTGACCCGGTCGGGGCTACCGGCCGACGACACCGGTGAAACTGTGCACCGCTACCTCTATTACCCGTCCGAAGGTCATTGGATCGCCGCGCCGCAGCACGCCAAGATCTGGTACCAGGTGGTGACGGCATTCCTGTCCGAGCACGTGCGCAAAGAACACGTCGACCTGCCGGAGACCCTCGGTTAG
- a CDS encoding sulfite exporter TauE/SafE family protein, with amino-acid sequence MNIVLALGLGAVIGVLLGLLGGGGSILAVPALVYVLGLGIEQAIPMSLLVVGIASAVGALPKIRAGHVQWRLAAVFSAAGIPATFIGSAIGRHLPQPVLLVGFAAVMVLAGIRMLQDNGGTGTACRVGDSGIDWRRCASRSIPAGFLVGLLTGLFGVGGGFLIIPALVLMLGVEMPIAIGTSLLIIVANSLAGLLSHLSGTSIDWTVTAAFVGTAIVGSLVAGHLGTRLDTGRLQRWFAYLVFAIAAYVLMDTVAVSFL; translated from the coding sequence GTGAATATCGTTCTCGCCCTTGGCCTGGGCGCCGTCATCGGCGTCCTGCTCGGCCTGCTCGGCGGCGGAGGTTCCATTCTGGCGGTACCGGCGTTGGTCTATGTGCTGGGGCTCGGCATCGAGCAGGCGATTCCGATGTCGCTATTGGTCGTCGGCATCGCCTCGGCGGTGGGCGCGCTGCCGAAGATTCGGGCCGGCCACGTCCAATGGCGGTTGGCCGCAGTCTTCTCGGCGGCCGGTATCCCGGCGACCTTCATCGGCAGCGCCATCGGCCGCCACCTGCCGCAGCCGGTGCTCCTCGTCGGCTTCGCCGCGGTCATGGTGCTCGCCGGAATCCGGATGCTGCAGGACAACGGCGGCACCGGTACCGCCTGCAGAGTCGGTGATTCCGGCATCGACTGGCGCCGCTGTGCCTCCAGATCGATTCCTGCGGGTTTCCTCGTCGGGCTGCTCACCGGACTCTTCGGCGTCGGCGGCGGCTTTCTGATCATTCCGGCGCTCGTGTTGATGCTCGGGGTGGAGATGCCCATCGCGATCGGTACCTCGCTGCTCATCATCGTCGCGAACTCGTTGGCGGGCCTGCTGTCCCACCTCAGCGGCACCAGCATCGATTGGACGGTCACCGCGGCGTTCGTCGGTACCGCGATCGTCGGTTCGCTGGTCGCCGGCCACCTGGGCACCCGGCTCGACACCGGGCGACTGCAGCGCTGGTTCGCCTACCTGGTCTTCGCGATCGCCGCGTATGTGCTCATGGATACCGTCGCCGTGAGCTTCTTGTGA
- a CDS encoding FAD/NAD(P)-binding oxidoreductase — MTITAKHQIVIVGGGTAGITVAARLQRKGYTGVAVIEPSDKHYYQPLWTLVGGGQARAAATERAESSVMPKGVTWIRKAASAFDPDANTVTCTDGTTYEYDALVVCPGIQLDWDRTEGLAETLGRDGVSSNYRFDLAPRTWDFIRNLRSGTAVFTMPSGAIKCAGAPQKIAYLASDYWRSQGVLKDIDVHLVMPGARPFGIPAIADSLDKVIADYDITLHTNSEVTLVDAASHKVGVTSVGEGGTDAMLPYDVLHAVPRQSAPDWIKRSALSTGDAMGYVDIDKHTMQHVRYPNVFSLGDAGSSPNSKTGAAIRKQAPVVVENIDSFLTGRPLGASYDGYSSCPIVTSSDAMLLAEFDYDFNLKPSFPLLDPVIPHRAYWYLKKYGLPFMYWNLMLKGLA; from the coding sequence ATGACCATCACTGCCAAACACCAGATCGTGATCGTTGGCGGCGGCACCGCCGGCATCACGGTCGCGGCCCGGCTGCAGCGTAAGGGCTACACCGGCGTCGCGGTCATCGAACCCTCGGACAAGCATTACTACCAACCGCTGTGGACCCTTGTCGGCGGCGGACAAGCCCGGGCTGCCGCCACCGAACGCGCCGAGTCCTCGGTGATGCCCAAGGGAGTGACGTGGATCCGGAAGGCCGCGAGCGCTTTTGATCCCGATGCCAACACGGTCACCTGTACCGACGGCACCACCTACGAGTACGACGCGCTCGTCGTCTGTCCAGGCATCCAACTCGATTGGGATCGCACCGAGGGACTGGCGGAGACCCTGGGACGTGACGGAGTCTCCTCGAACTATCGCTTCGACCTCGCACCCCGGACCTGGGATTTCATCCGGAACCTGCGTTCGGGCACCGCGGTGTTCACCATGCCTTCCGGAGCCATCAAGTGCGCCGGCGCTCCGCAGAAGATCGCGTATCTGGCCTCCGACTACTGGCGGTCACAGGGCGTGCTCAAGGACATTGACGTCCACCTGGTCATGCCGGGCGCGCGGCCGTTCGGGATTCCCGCGATCGCGGACAGTCTCGACAAGGTGATCGCCGACTACGACATCACCCTGCACACCAACTCCGAGGTGACCCTGGTCGACGCGGCGTCGCACAAGGTCGGCGTCACCAGTGTGGGGGAGGGCGGAACCGACGCCATGCTGCCGTACGACGTCCTGCACGCCGTGCCGCGGCAGTCCGCACCGGACTGGATCAAACGCAGCGCGCTGTCGACGGGTGACGCCATGGGCTACGTCGACATCGACAAGCACACCATGCAGCACGTGCGGTACCCCAACGTCTTCAGCCTCGGTGACGCCGGTTCGTCGCCGAACTCGAAGACCGGCGCCGCGATCCGCAAGCAGGCCCCGGTGGTGGTCGAGAACATCGACTCCTTCTTGACCGGCCGTCCGCTGGGGGCGTCGTACGACGGCTACTCGTCGTGCCCGATCGTCACGTCGTCGGACGCGATGCTGCTCGCCGAATTCGACTACGACTTCAACCTGAAGCCGTCGTTCCCGCTGCTCGATCCGGTCATCCCGCACCGGGCGTACTGGTACCTGAAGAAGTACGGACTGCCGTTCATGTACTGGAATCTGATGTTGAAAGGCCTTGCCTAG
- a CDS encoding 2-oxoacid:acceptor oxidoreductase subunit alpha, which produces MGLNDDDNGTGAGSGAASRQKLEKVVIRFAGDSGDGMQLTGDRFTSEAALFGNDLATQPNYPAEIRAPQGTLPGVSSFQIQIADYDILTAGDRPDVLVAMNPAALKANVADLPRGGMIIANSDEFTKRNLAKVGYEENPLENDELSEFVVIPVAMTTLTLAAVEAIGATKKDGQRAKNMFGLGLLSWMYGRELEHSEAFIREKFARKPEIAEANVLALKAGWNYGETTEAFGTTYEVAPAKLKSGEYRQISGNTAMAYGIVAAGQLGDIQVVLGTYPITPASDILHELSKHKNFNVLTFQAEDEIAGIGAAIGASYGGALGVTSTSGPGVSLKSEAIGLAVMTELPLIVIDVQRGGPSTGLPTKTEQADLLQALYGRNGESPVAVLAPASPSDCFDVAVEAARIAITYHTPVIILSDGAIANGSEPWRIPDIAGYPAIEHTFAKAGEPFQPYARDPETLGRQFAIPGTAGLEHRIGGLEAANGSGNISYEPKNHDLMVRLRQLKIDGIKVPDLEVDDPSGEAELLMLGWGSSYGPIGEACRRARRNGVKVAHAQLRHLNPFPANLEEVLRRYDKVVVPEMNLGQLALLLRGKYLVDVQSVTKVEGMAFLADEVEGIISAALDGSLREKETDKAKFARLAAATVETGVGANA; this is translated from the coding sequence GTGGGTCTCAACGACGACGACAACGGCACCGGCGCCGGGAGTGGCGCAGCCTCGCGGCAGAAGCTCGAGAAGGTCGTCATCCGCTTCGCCGGTGACTCCGGCGACGGTATGCAGCTGACCGGTGACCGGTTCACTTCGGAAGCCGCGCTCTTCGGCAATGACCTTGCGACGCAGCCGAATTACCCCGCCGAGATCCGCGCACCACAGGGCACCCTGCCCGGTGTGTCGTCGTTCCAGATCCAGATCGCGGATTACGACATCCTCACCGCCGGTGACCGTCCCGACGTGCTGGTCGCCATGAACCCGGCCGCACTCAAGGCCAACGTCGCCGACCTGCCGCGCGGCGGCATGATCATCGCCAACTCCGACGAGTTCACCAAGCGCAACCTGGCCAAGGTCGGGTACGAGGAGAACCCGCTCGAGAACGACGAGCTGTCCGAGTTCGTCGTCATCCCGGTGGCGATGACCACGCTGACCCTGGCCGCCGTCGAGGCCATCGGCGCGACCAAGAAGGACGGTCAGCGCGCCAAGAACATGTTCGGGCTCGGCCTGCTGTCCTGGATGTACGGCCGCGAGCTGGAGCACAGCGAGGCCTTCATCCGTGAGAAGTTCGCCCGTAAGCCCGAGATCGCCGAGGCCAACGTGCTGGCGCTCAAGGCCGGCTGGAACTACGGCGAGACCACCGAGGCCTTCGGCACCACCTACGAGGTGGCCCCGGCCAAGCTCAAGTCCGGTGAATACCGCCAGATCTCCGGCAACACGGCCATGGCGTACGGCATCGTCGCCGCCGGTCAGCTGGGTGACATCCAGGTGGTGCTCGGCACCTACCCGATCACCCCGGCCAGCGACATCCTGCACGAGCTGTCCAAGCACAAGAACTTCAATGTCCTGACCTTCCAGGCCGAGGACGAGATCGCCGGTATCGGCGCGGCCATCGGTGCCTCGTACGGCGGCGCGCTCGGCGTGACCAGCACGTCGGGCCCCGGTGTCTCGCTGAAGTCGGAGGCCATCGGCCTCGCGGTGATGACCGAGCTGCCGCTCATCGTCATCGACGTGCAGCGCGGTGGCCCGTCCACCGGTCTGCCGACCAAGACCGAACAGGCCGACCTGCTGCAGGCGCTGTACGGCCGCAACGGCGAATCGCCCGTCGCGGTGCTGGCGCCCGCCTCCCCGTCGGACTGCTTCGACGTCGCGGTCGAGGCCGCGCGGATCGCCATCACCTACCACACGCCGGTGATCATCCTGTCCGACGGCGCCATCGCCAACGGTTCGGAGCCGTGGCGGATCCCGGACATCGCCGGCTACCCGGCCATCGAGCACACGTTCGCCAAGGCGGGCGAGCCGTTCCAGCCGTACGCGCGTGACCCCGAGACGCTGGGCCGCCAGTTCGCCATCCCCGGTACCGCGGGTCTGGAGCACCGCATCGGTGGTCTCGAGGCGGCCAACGGCTCGGGCAACATCTCCTACGAGCCCAAGAACCACGACCTCATGGTCCGGTTGCGCCAGCTCAAGATCGACGGCATCAAGGTGCCCGACCTCGAGGTCGACGACCCGAGCGGCGAAGCCGAGCTGCTGATGCTCGGTTGGGGCAGCTCGTACGGCCCGATTGGCGAAGCCTGCCGCCGCGCCCGGCGCAACGGCGTCAAGGTTGCCCACGCGCAGCTGCGCCACCTCAATCCGTTCCCGGCGAACCTCGAAGAGGTGCTGCGTAGGTACGACAAGGTCGTCGTGCCGGAGATGAACCTCGGCCAGCTGGCGCTCCTGCTGCGCGGCAAGTACCTGGTCGACGTCCAGTCGGTGACCAAGGTCGAGGGCATGGCGTTCCTGGCCGACGAGGTCGAGGGCATCATCAGCGCGGCGCTGGACGGATCGCTGCGCGAGAAGGAAACTGACAAGGCCAAGTTCGCACGGCTGGCAGCCGCCACCGTGGAAACCGGTGTGGGAGCAAACGCATGA
- a CDS encoding 2-oxoacid:ferredoxin oxidoreductase subunit beta, with product MTDLIGADLGLTEALSKTALVPTTDQPQKGKDFTSDQEVRWCPGCGDYVILNTIRNFLPELGLRRENIAFVSGIGCSSRFPYYLETYGFHSIHGRAPTIATGLALARPDLSVWVVTGDGDSLSIGGNHLIHALRRNINITILLFNNRIYGLTKGQYSPTSEVGKVTKSTPMGSLDQPFNPVSLALGAEATFVGRALDSDRKGLTEVLKAAAQHRGAAIVEILQDCPIFNDGSFDALRKEGAEERLINLQHGQPITFGAENEYCVTKSGYGLEIGKTADVDPSDIVVHNAHLDDPAYAFALSRLSEQNLEHTVMGIFRQVNRPTYDDEARAQIASARESKAHDTAALQSLLRGKDTWTVEE from the coding sequence ATGACGGATCTGATCGGTGCTGATCTGGGCCTGACCGAAGCCCTCAGCAAGACTGCCCTGGTTCCGACCACGGACCAGCCGCAGAAGGGCAAGGACTTCACCAGCGACCAGGAGGTGCGCTGGTGCCCGGGTTGCGGTGACTACGTCATCCTCAACACCATCCGCAACTTCCTGCCGGAGCTGGGCCTGCGCCGCGAGAACATCGCGTTCGTCAGCGGCATCGGCTGCTCGAGCCGGTTCCCGTATTACCTGGAGACCTACGGCTTCCACTCGATCCACGGTCGTGCCCCGACCATCGCCACCGGTCTGGCGCTGGCGCGCCCGGACCTGTCGGTGTGGGTCGTCACCGGTGACGGTGACTCGCTGTCGATCGGTGGTAACCACCTGATCCACGCGCTGCGCCGCAACATCAACATCACGATCCTGCTGTTCAACAACCGGATCTACGGTCTGACCAAGGGTCAGTACTCGCCGACCTCCGAGGTCGGCAAGGTCACCAAGTCGACCCCGATGGGCTCGCTGGATCAGCCGTTCAACCCGGTGTCGCTGGCCCTGGGTGCCGAGGCGACGTTCGTCGGCCGCGCGCTGGACTCCGACCGCAAGGGTCTGACCGAGGTGCTCAAGGCCGCGGCCCAGCACCGCGGTGCCGCCATCGTCGAGATCCTGCAGGACTGCCCGATCTTCAACGACGGTTCGTTCGACGCGCTGCGCAAGGAAGGCGCCGAGGAGCGCCTGATCAACCTGCAGCACGGCCAGCCGATCACCTTCGGCGCGGAGAACGAGTACTGCGTGACCAAGTCCGGCTACGGACTGGAGATCGGCAAGACCGCCGACGTCGATCCGTCGGACATCGTGGTGCACAACGCTCACCTCGACGACCCGGCGTACGCCTTCGCGCTGTCGCGCCTGTCGGAGCAGAACCTCGAGCACACCGTGATGGGCATCTTCCGTCAGGTGAACCGCCCGACCTACGACGACGAAGCGCGGGCTCAGATCGCCTCTGCGCGGGAATCCAAGGCGCACGACACCGCCGCTCTGCAATCCTTGCTGCGTGGCAAGGACACCTGGACCGTCGAAGAGTAA